CGTGTTTTTTTTGCTTTGAGCGCATATACATGTAGTGATTTGATATCTGAACAGTATCGCTCAAATAATGCAGGAACACGCTCACGCGTGTTCCCAGGCATAAGTACCCTTTAGATACAAGTAGTATCTTCTTCTACAAAGAAGAGCAGCAGGATGATGATGATGATGATCCATACACCATTGAATCCGCCAAATCCGCATCCTCTTGCCATTACTGGTTACCCCCTTTATGCTTGTTCAGAGTGCGGCGGCCGCGGCTGTAACGCGTTCGCCAATTTTTTATCCTGTAATCAGGACGCTGACAAGTTTAGATTGAGGTATCTCCCTCGTCAAAGAAGAACAGCAATAAAATGATGATGATAATCCATACCACGCTGGATCCGCCACCGCCGAAACCACACCATCTTGACACTGATCATTACCTCCTTCAAGGTATATTCATAAAGGCGGTTATGTGCCGCGTACACTTTAGCGCCATCCACCTTTCTAGTTCAATATATGGATTTGGAGCGAAAAGTGTTACTAGTGGTCCTTGAGTCGAAAGTTTTTATTGCAACATACGACGAATTTGTTGAGGCGCTTCAGCAGCGGTTTTAAGCGACTGCATCGTATTGGTTAACAAGTTGGTAATGTTGCGAACAGTTTCCACGGTTGCACTCATGGTGTCAATTTTTCGGTCCATACGAACATTACCAGACGACATTGTCAGCATGACCATCATCAATTGTACAGGAAACTCTGGATTATTAATTACCCTGCGCAGCAAACCAGATATAGCATCTGGTCTGACAGGTTCGGCCACTTTTGCTTCTTTGGAAGTTACCTGTGTCGCAGTAGTGGCAACCGCTTGTGGATGTTTTCCACGAAGTCGCCATTTTCGAAGGCGCATAATCTGTCACCCCCCTTTAGGTGGTCTCTATAGGTATTATATGAAACTAGTCTGTAAAAGGAATCCCAAATAGCAAAACCTTATGCGAAAGGAGGAATAATTGTGTTGGAGCAGTTCGGTAATGTAATGGAAATGGTGAAGCGGCTACAGCAAAATGTTGCGAATATGGAGGAACAGTTAAAAAATGAATTGATCGAAGTATCGGGCAGCGATATGGTAAAAGTAACGCTCAATGGGCAGCAGCAAATTGTAGCCCTTGAAATCAATCCCAAATATATTACTCCCGAGTCGGCTACTCTGCTACAAGATTTATTGATTACCACTATTAATAACGGATTCATTCAGTCACGCGAAATGCATAAAACAGCTATGGATAAGTTGGCTGGTGAATTGAATCTTCCTAAAATCCCCGGCCTGTTTTAAGGAGGAACAAGTATGGCGACTGAAACTGCCGATGCTCCAGTTTCCTTATGGAATACGATCTTCCGCATTACGGAGAAGATGGTTAACGACGGAGCGAGTTATGATGCCCTGATCAATATTTTAACTCTGTTCTGCCTGATTTCCATTCTCCAACGCAACACTCATTCAACCTCTGCCGTGGCGGCGCCATCAGCTGTGGGCGGGCTGGGTAAGCTTCTTGGCGACCTAACGAAAGGCGACGGCACGGGTCCCTCGCCAGATGCGTTGATGTCCTTACTCCCTTTGCTCAATAGCCCACAAATGAAGTCTAAACTGAACCCTACGACCATTGCGACTGTTCTCGGTTTAATTAACAGTATGGGAGGAGGCGAAAAGCCCGAAAGCCCAAAGCAGGAGAAGGCTGAACCGAAGGGGGAGCCCCGGGCGCTTCCGGTCGCGCCGGAAGCTGAGGAAGCGCCACACATTATTCCCCGTGATCCGGCAGAAAAAAAAACAGCTAATAGCCGTTATTTAAATTGGAAGTCTAGTTTTTAACTGCAAAAAACCAGCCTAGAAAAGGCTGGTTTTTACTTGCCTAGATATCTTATCACTTCATCAAGACCGCTCAGAAAGGCCCAGGTGTTGTTGCCTACGAGGCTAGTGATAAACCTGAGGGCAGAATGGCAGCCCCACCGCCCCGGCAGCGACGCGTACAAAAGGGTACGCTAGCAATGGGGTGGCGGGGCTAAGTGCGCAACTCTTGGCGCTTTAGCGCATTCGCCGCTCTCGGCCGTCCATGGCCTTCGCGGCACCTGAACGTCCTGTTCAATGGAGTTGGCTGCCTGCCCTGTACGGGTGCAACGCAGATGGGGCTTTATGAGCGTTCTTGACTGTCTTGACTAGCCTCGATCAAAGAATGGACTCTTGCCGCTTACACTCAGCGGAATACCATAGACTATAGTAACCGCTTCCTCGAAATACTCCAGATTTAGTGCGGCGCGGCCGATGGAAAACATGACACGGTTGTCAACCCGGTGCTGCGCAGCCACACTAACGGCCGAGCCGAGAGCTATGCCAAGATCGCCGATACTAACAGCGCACATTCCTTTGTGTTTTACATTTTCAGCACAATTGGCATAGCCACAATAGCCGCAAGGGACAACTCCCATCACGCTAACTTTCTGTCCGAGCAGTATCACAGCTACTGCTTTATCAACACAATTCGCGTCACGCTCAAAGAACTGCGAGCCTGATTCTTTGGCAATCTTTCGCATTTCCGCAGACAGAATATCTTTGTCTCTGCCTGTCACAACGAGTGTCGCCAGATTATCCACACCGCGCCCCTTCGGTGCGGTGCGAGCGGCCAAACACATGAGCTCCGCTACTTGTAAAGCGCCGCGTTCTTCCATCTCGTGACTTTTCACACGCATACTCTCCACCCCTTACATTTCCTTCACGACCAATTCTATCATCCTATGATAGTCAGACCGTTGATAAACGCCCATCTGCGTTGTTAGCCCTGCGGGAGCGCGCTTGCCGTACCCTGCGAACGTACTGTCTGCGCGCGCTTCCTCGGGCTGCCTAGTGATGCTACTCCGTTTTCCTGCGTCGGATAGTTGCTAGTCTCATAGGTAACAACATCTGGACATTTCTCAACGGTCTGGAAAATAGGTTGTCAACAAGCTGTCTATCATCTTATGATAGTCTATTTTAATTTGACCGCAGTTGCGCCATCTCCACCCTCATTTAACTCAGCAATTTGTATACTTTTTACATGATGGTGGTCTTTTAAATAGGCGCGGATACCTTTGCGCAAAGCACCAGTCCCTTTACCGTGGATGACTAAAACGTCTGTTAGGCCTGCCACTACTGCATCATCAAGAAACTTATCGAGTAGGGCCTCACCTTCCTCAACAGTAACGCCACGAATATCCATTTCTCGCGAGGCTGACTGCACTTTGTTGAAATTCACGGCACCGCTTCTATTTGCCTTCGGGGGTATAGCTTCTTCCGCCAAAAGGCGACAATCGGTAATCGGAACATTCATCTTTAGAATACCTAATTGCACAAGGACGGATTCTCCGCTCGTTGATACAACCGTTCCTTGCTGTTGAAGCGAAGCCACCCACACCCTTGTTCCTGGCAACAACGAGGCTGCGTTAGCCCTCGGCAGAGTTGCCCTAGCATCTTCGAGTTGACCATAGTCGCCCATAGCGTTCTTGAGTCTTTGTTTGGCATTAGAAAGAGCTGCACTACGTTCCTTGTCGCTGGTGGCGTTCCATTGCGCTTTTAACTGTTCAATGATCTCCTCTGCTTCACGCCTTGCCTGTCTAACGACCGCAGCAGCATCCGCCTTTGCCTTATTCAATATTTCGGCTTTGCGTGCGGCTAGCGACTCTCGTTCTTCAGCCGAGGCGCGCCGCATCTCATTCGACTGTTGCACAAGCTTTTCTATTTCGTCATTGCGGCGATGGTACTCTTTCTTTTCGTCTTCTAAGGCACGCAGCACCAGTTCGAACTCTCCATGCTCTTTGTTGAGCAACTTCTGGGCCCGCTCAATGACAGAATCAGAAAGTCCCAGTCGGCGGCTGATCTGAAACGCATTACTACTACCGGGCACCCCAATTAACAAACGATAGGTAGGCCTCAGTGTCTGATGATCAAACTCAACACTGGCATTTTCAATCCCAGCACGCGTATAGGCAAAGGTCTTCAATTCGCTAAAATGAGTTGTAGCAATGGTACGCGCGCCCAAATCGTGTAAATATTCGAGAATTGCCATAGCCAGCGTCGCCCCCTCATCGGGGTCAGTACCAATGCCAATTTCATCAATTAGCACTAGGTCTCCGGGCTGCACTTTATTCAATATGCGCACCAAATTAGTCATATGAGCGGAAAATGTGCTTAAACTGTGTTCAATGCTCTGTTCATCGCCAATATCAGCGTAAATTCCTTGAAAGACAGGCATCTCTGCTCCCTCTACCGCTGGAATAAACAGTCCTGCCTGGGTCATTAGTGCGAAAAGGCCAACTGTTTTTAGAGCTACAGTCTTGCCGCCGGTATTAGGACCGGTGATTAGCAGAGTAGAAAAAAGTCTGCCAATATAG
The genomic region above belongs to Anaerosporomusa subterranea and contains:
- a CDS encoding YbaB/EbfC family nucleoid-associated protein, which encodes MLEQFGNVMEMVKRLQQNVANMEEQLKNELIEVSGSDMVKVTLNGQQQIVALEINPKYITPESATLLQDLLITTINNGFIQSREMHKTAMDKLAGELNLPKIPGLF
- a CDS encoding ferredoxin domain-containing protein, producing the protein MRVKSHEMEERGALQVAELMCLAARTAPKGRGVDNLATLVVTGRDKDILSAEMRKIAKESGSQFFERDANCVDKAVAVILLGQKVSVMGVVPCGYCGYANCAENVKHKGMCAVSIGDLGIALGSAVSVAAQHRVDNRVMFSIGRAALNLEYFEEAVTIVYGIPLSVSGKSPFFDRG
- a CDS encoding endonuclease MutS2 → MDDSVLGALEYLKVREMLAARTGSALGRELAESLLPVNDEHVVRLRLDETDEAVRLLSTEASVPLGGARDIRAQLKRARIGGILEPFEIQLVGSVLYASRRMRTFFASLQKPYLLLNEAAMQITVLRSLESEIENTIAENGDVQDDASPELSRLRREIRQGQHRVREKLENILRSSEYQKYFQETLVTIRGDRYVIPVKQEYRQHFPGIVHDQSSSGATVFIEPMAVVNLNNDLKQAQAAERIEVERILQMLSAKIAQVADVLQTNCDVLAQLDFCFAKSKLALDMKAHCPQINTDGWVNLRQARHPLIPAAVVVPIDIYIGRLFSTLLITGPNTGGKTVALKTVGLFALMTQAGLFIPAVEGAEMPVFQGIYADIGDEQSIEHSLSTFSAHMTNLVRILNKVQPGDLVLIDEIGIGTDPDEGATLAMAILEYLHDLGARTIATTHFSELKTFAYTRAGIENASVEFDHQTLRPTYRLLIGVPGSSNAFQISRRLGLSDSVIERAQKLLNKEHGEFELVLRALEDEKKEYHRRNDEIEKLVQQSNEMRRASAEERESLAARKAEILNKAKADAAAVVRQARREAEEIIEQLKAQWNATSDKERSAALSNAKQRLKNAMGDYGQLEDARATLPRANAASLLPGTRVWVASLQQQGTVVSTSGESVLVQLGILKMNVPITDCRLLAEEAIPPKANRSGAVNFNKVQSASREMDIRGVTVEEGEALLDKFLDDAVVAGLTDVLVIHGKGTGALRKGIRAYLKDHHHVKSIQIAELNEGGDGATAVKLK